ATTCCAAGTCAAACGTGGGTCATGGATCACTTTGGCGTTGCTATTTTTAGCAAGAAAATTCTCGGCCAATAAGCCAACAATATAGTATCCCTCAATAAACTCGCCTTGCTCATCAAATAAAAAGCAGCGATCAAAGTCACCATCCCAGGCAATGCCCATATCCGCACAATGTTCAATTACGGCTTGCTGGGTTGCTACCCTATTCTCTGGTAACAGTGGATTAGGAATACCATGAGGAAAATTTCCATCTGGCTCGTGATGTACTTTCACCAAAGTTATAGGGATATTTAACCGGTTGAACGCCTGTTCTATCGCATCAATTGCTGGCCCTGCCGCACCGTTACCGGCATTAACAACAAGTTTAAGCGGGGTGATATTTTTTGCGTTGATATATTCAAGCATATGCGCTGTATAAGGAGCAGTAATATCGACTCTCGATATTGCACCTTTAACACATTCCTCTTTGAATTGGTTTTGCTCTGCCAACGCTTTAATTTCGTGTAAACCTGTGTCACCACTGATTGGTTTGCTATGCTCTCTGACCAATTTCATACCGTTGTAATTGATCGGGTTATGACTTGCCGTCACACAGATACCGCCATCGCAACCTAAATAACTGGTAGCAAAATAAATATGTTCCGTTCCGCAAAGTCCAATATCGATGACATCACAACCGCCTTCGTTCAGCCCATTTGCTAATGCCAATTTAAGTGACTCACTGGTTAGTCGTACATCACCACCGACGACAACCTTTTTCGCTTGCGTG
This window of the Thalassotalea atypica genome carries:
- a CDS encoding phosphomannomutase CpsG (capsular polysaccharide biosynthesis protein; catalyzes the formation of D-mannose 6-phosphate from alpha-D-mannose 1-phosphate) is translated as MQQKLTCFKAYDIRGKLGEELNEDIAYRIGRAFAEHTQAKKVVVGGDVRLTSESLKLALANGLNEGGCDVIDIGLCGTEHIYFATSYLGCDGGICVTASHNPINYNGMKLVREHSKPISGDTGLHEIKALAEQNQFKEECVKGAISRVDITAPYTAHMLEYINAKNITPLKLVVNAGNGAAGPAIDAIEQAFNRLNIPITLVKVHHEPDGNFPHGIPNPLLPENRVATQQAVIEHCADMGIAWDGDFDRCFLFDEQGEFIEGYYIVGLLAENFLAKNSNAKVIHDPRLTWNTIDIIERCGGEAILSKTGHAFIKERMRQEDAVYGGEMSAHHYFRDFFYCDSGMIPWLLVAELICLKQKKLSELLYERIALYPSSGEINNRLENAQSAIKKVQLHYCALAIVEDDTDGLSMEFEQWRFNLRSSNTEPLVRLNVESRGDSALMAQKTREILDLLLN